One genomic segment of Hordeum vulgare subsp. vulgare chromosome 2H, MorexV3_pseudomolecules_assembly, whole genome shotgun sequence includes these proteins:
- the LOC123429872 gene encoding uncharacterized protein LOC123429872, which yields MAPSASDVLRLDGNGNPRTLRLFASLVEAESRRFASSAASQSAENDLVRAFRGGATPTIPIVEFLERLQRCNYLFDGAVYVLAAAYLALFMRSPAALEAGIVVEPATAHRLVSVAVLIGAKFVSPRYFERRVESFQICSGQSIRSSEMCPLELLFLRALNYRLFIADEEFQRFFRILERRPAPARSSLACGATKRKAQDEEEPRRVRACQLAARYGISGLFNRS from the coding sequence ATGGCGCCGTCGGCTTCCGACGTCCTGCGCCTCGACGGCAACGGGAACCCGAGGACGCTCCGCCTCTTCGCCTCGCTCGTGGAGGCCGAGTCCCGCCGCTTCGCCTCCTCTGCCGCCTCCCAATCCGCCGAGAACGACCTCGTCCGGGCGTTCCGCGGCGGCGCGACCCCGACCATCCCCATCGTCGAGTTCCTCGAGCGCCTCCAGCGCTGCAACTACTTGTTCGATGGCGCCGTCTATGTCCTCGCGGCGGCGTACCTCGCGCTCTTCATGCGCAGCCCCGCCGCGCTCGAGGCGGGGATCGTCGTGGAGCCGGCCACGGCGCACCGTCTGGTTTCCGTGGCGGTCCTGATCGGCGCCAAGTTCGTCAGCCCGAGGTACTTCGAGAGGCGGGTGGAATCGTTCCAGATCTGCTCGGGCCAGTCCATCCGGTCCAGCGAGATGTGCCCGCTGGAGTTGTTGTTCCTACGCGCCCTCAACTACCGCCTCTTCATCGCCGACGAAGAATTCCAGCGCTTCTTCAGGATCCTGGAACGCCGTCCAGCTCCAGCACGCAGCAGCCTGGCTTGCGGAGCGACGAAGAGGAAGGCCCAGGACGAGGAGGAACCACGCCGCGTGCGAGCATGCCAGCTCGCCGCCCGCTACGGCATCTCAGGATTATTCAACCGGAGCTAA